The Verrucomicrobiota bacterium DNA segment TGCGATCGTCATCGTGAATCACCTGCGAACCGTGGACACCCAACTCCACGAGATTCTACCGCGCTACTCAGCGATGCCGGTTGAACTGATCACGGAAAGATTGCTCATTGAGCCCAACCATGTATTTATTATCCCGGCGCAGCGTGATTTGCACGTGCTTGATGGGGAGTTCCGGCTAATGCCGATTTCAAAGCCCAGGGGATGGCCGGACGTGATTACGGTTTTCCTGCGCTCCCTAACGCAACACTGGGATGGTAAACTGATTGCGGTTATTGTCTCTGGTTATGATGGAGATGGGGCCGCCGCGCTCTGCGGCATCAAAGACGTGGGGGGCATTACCATTGCCCAGCAGCTCGACACCGCCGGGCAGCCAGATATGCCGAAGAGTGCCATCGCAAGTGGGTGCATTGATTTTATTCTTTCGCCTGAGAATATAGCGAAAAAACTGGTGCAAATTGCGGCCGCGGTTGCATAAACGGTTACTTCCACTAAAAGCTGGTTTTGAAAGCTGTTTTCATTTCCCATTATATTTGATAGGAATTCGCTTTATGGCCCAATGCTTTCACTTGTCGCGTTGCGGTAAGTGGGCATCAGGCGCGTTCAGGAATCAATTCGATGTGGCAACGCTCAATGCGAGACACTTACATAAAAAAGGACCCCACTTGAGATGAGCAGGAGCCATAGAAACAGATCAACGATCTGGGGGGCTCTGATTCCATATAGCCAATCATCCAATTGGGTCGCAATCCTAATCCATCGTGGCCTATATTGGTCTAAAACCACCACTCGACTGTCAATCGCCTTTGCGGCTCTGCGGCCGCTTTCGACGGCGCCTTCAATACTCCATACTTGAGCTTGCGTCTTCGTGTGGGCACCAGCCAAAAACAGATTCCCAACCGGCGTTACCTGAGAGGGTAAATATGCTTCGGTATTGGTTGTATTGACCCATTTCGGTTGCAGGGGCTTGATTCCATCATTGGAGAACTTCCACTCATGCCAGACTTCAATGCCTATAATTGGAAAGTCTTTCAATGCTCGGCCATTATTGGCTGCTTTGATTAGTTCGTTCAGGGCTCCACAGCTATATATCTGAGCTTTAATCTCCTCGATGAATTCTTCCTTTGTGCAATTTATTCACTGCCTTCTGGTAGATTCTTCCCGGGACGCCACTGATGCAGGAGGTGCCCGTCCAAAGAGACTTAATGTTGTTTCCCAAATCCACCCCTTTGTCCCAGACCTGCTCTTCGGCAAAAAGGGTCAGGTTAAATTCGGAATCACTTACCACGACGGCTGTGCGCACGCGGGGGAATCTGATCACATCGGAAAATGCCAGCCGGAAAGAGACCTGAGTGTGTGGGCCGCCTTGAATCAGGGGCTTAAACAACTTTAGCTGTTCCTGCCGCTCAAGTTCAGGGTCCGTGCTTAAAATCTCCGCTGTGGTGAAGGGATTGATCGCTAGAATATAAGCGTCGGCTTGGATTCTTTCCCCGGCACAAAAAGCGGAAACAATACGGGCCCCGTCGAACTCTAGTCTTGCCAGCGGTTTCTCCCAATAAAATTTCACGCCTTCCTCCCTCAGGTATT contains these protein-coding regions:
- a CDS encoding FAD-dependent oxidoreductase; amino-acid sequence: MKDFPIIGIEVWHEWKFSNDGIKPLQPKWVNTTNTEAYLPSQVTPVGNLFLAGAHTKTQAQVWSIEGAVESGRRAAKAIDSRVVVLDQYRPRWIRIATQLDDWLYGIRAPQIVDLFLWLLLISSGVLFYVSVSH